One window of Manihot esculenta cultivar AM560-2 chromosome 17, M.esculenta_v8, whole genome shotgun sequence genomic DNA carries:
- the LOC110604803 gene encoding germin-like protein subfamily 1 member 11: MKPANFLLALAFLALATSFAIAYDPSPLQDFCVATDDASSRVLVNGKFCKDPDHVTADDFFYSGLNVARETSKQLGARTNLLTVDSIPGLNTNGLSIVRIDFEANGGLNPPHHHPRASEILTVLEGTLYAGFITSNPDHRVFSKVLKAGDVFVFPLGLIHFQLNIGKEPAVALAALNSQNPGVVTAANTVFGASPSINPDVLTRAFHLDKDLVTKLQKQEWVNPSDLNSYS; encoded by the exons ATGAAACCTGCCAATTTCCTTTTAGCTCTTGCTTTCTTGGCTTTGGCTACCTCATTTGCCATTGCCTATGACCCTAGCCCTCTCCAGGATTTCTGTGTGGCAACTGATGACGCCAGCTCTCGTG TATTGGTGAATGGAAAATTCTGCAAGGATCCAGACCATGTCACAGCAGATGATTTCTTTTATTCTGGGCTTAACGTCGCTAGAGAAACCTCAAAACAACTTGGAGCACGTACCAATCTTTTAACTGTGGATTCAATACCTGGCCTCAACACCAATGGCTTATCTATTGTTCGTATTGACTTTGAAGCAAACGGCGGACTGAACCCACCCCACCATCACCCTCGAGCTTCAGAGATCTTAACTGTTTTGGAAGGAACCTTGTATGCTGGTTTTATAACATCAAATCCTGATCATCGTGTTTTTTCCAAAGTTCTAAAGGCAGGAGATGTTTTTGTGTTCCCATTAGGGCTGATTCACTTTCAGTTGAATATTGGAAAGGAACCAGCGGTTGCACTAGCTGCATTGAACAGTCAAAATCCAGGAGTTGTAACAGCTGCAAATACTGTTTTTGGAGCTAGTCCATCCATTAATCCTGATGTTCTAACAAGGGCATTTCATCTTGACAAGGATCTTGTCACCAAACTTCAGAAACAAGAGTGGGTGAATCCATCAGATCTCAACAGCTATTCTTGA